The region AGGAGATGAGGTAATATATATTCAACAGTTgtatgaatttttatttatcttcttttatttgttATTCTGATAAATGATAATCAGACCATAAAAATTGCTGATACGAGGCATACTGTTAGAATTAGTTATGGAGTTAGTATTAGCAAGGACCTGAGAAGTGAACCCTAAATGTTTTTTTACCCCATTTCCTGGTCCTTCGCTGATAGGTTATGCTTCTGGTGATTGTTGGTTATTAATGACTTGAACCTTTTACAGTGACCTTCTACTTTTTTTCCTTGCTACAcaatgatattttatttgtgttttttctGAAAATACACCTCCATTGAATGTTCAGTCCCTGGGCTAAACTTTGTATTGTGTTCAGCCGTATGTACAGAGGAAATGACTAAATTTTCTCAGAATAACCAAATCATCTAACATTCATCATTATACTATTAATCAAGTCTACAAACATTTATAATTCTTTTGCATTTATTCATGTCTGTCCAGGTAGTTGAAAGGGTTTTGGGCTGGATCATGAAGCTCTTCCCTGGTGGGCCATCAAGACGGCGACCAGGCAAGCATCATTGATTTTATATCATACACTTCCTAAGCACAAGCTTTTGTGTGGATCTTCGTTCTCCGTTCCCATTTTTGGTGGCTAGATGGAGGCTGCAGTTTGTATACAATGAGTCGTCCTACACTTCCATTCATTTCCTCGGAAGATGAGAGGACTTGGTGCATGATGGTGCCGTTTCTTTGCCAATTTTGTAACGGAGTTGGTCTGATTTTTTTCCTGGCCAATTGATTAAATGTTTTTTGACAGTTGATCAGAAAAGGGCGAAAGGAAAATATTAGGAATTTGGAAATGAAAGGTGCAATGCAGTTGCTTGgagtgatatatatatatatatatatatctctgtattctttattttcttttttgccaGATTTTTGTTTGTGTAATCATCTTGTATACTGACAAGTTGACTTAAATGAATGTGGAAAAGGATACAACTTATCCCGTTTGTTCATTTTCGGTGTCACAGTATTGTACTCAAAAGGAACATAGGATATCCTAATTCTCGAACAAATATAGCTATTTAAATTGTCTTTTTGCGCATGTATTTTAGTATTTTGTTGATGAACAGTTCCACACATCTTGCGACTCTGTTGACAACTTATCTAATACTCCACGCAATTTCATTCAAGACTAtatatttttccttttaatttttattaaaggttaataaaaataatttttttccccaTTAGTTGTGTCTTCTcatttcttattaaaatattcaagtatcttctttttctttaactTATAACTTCCTTCCGGCCTATAAGATATGCACTTTTAGTTGGATATATATTTTACACATAGTTGATTAAGTAGGACAGagatataaagaaaaaagtaataGAAGTATTaatagtggagaatgagtcttacctcaataaagagaaaaatgttttgaaaattagaaaatatatattcttaTGAGATGAACTAAAAAGAACATAATGCATATTAACAGAAGGAATATAAGTGTCATCTAAGAATATGGTCATCTTGAATGAGTTATGGACAGTTTTTAATTTACCGTGATATAAGATTATGTACTGAAAATCATTACTACTTCCAGTTTTAAATTTTCACATCTTtttacaattttaataattcacGAGCCTACATTAATTTTTTCCCCTGCatgtaatatttttatgtttataaTTTTCTTTAGTTATATGATTCcataaattacattaattatcTGAGTAAtaactaattttattaaaatttacttAAATTATTGGTCACAATGTCACATTAATAAGATAACAAATGCCTGAATTTATTTTTGTCCCTCGCGATTGGCTACCATTGCGACGGCTACGAGGGAACTtgccaaaatggaaaaatgagaggGAATAGAGGGCgtattttgacatgttagaATAATCCCAAAACTCCAGAAAACGACGTCGTAGCAAAATTATGTGATGGGAAATCTAAATTGTGTGGCGCAAAATCATCAGCTCAGTTTACCAGTCTCTGACTGTTGCCATTGCTACAACCTACACTACAACTATGGCTGCTGCCGGAATCCTTCACCATAATCCCTTCTCCCTCTCCATAGTTTCACAGTCTTCTACAGGTATATATCTCTCTATCACTTCCGCACttttcctcctcttcttctccttctctgtTAACATGTACCTCGAAACATGCAGAAGGTACAACCTCCAACTCTCCCAAGCTGAGAGGCGACTGGAGGCAAAAATCTAGACCAATTACCCCTGGTGGTACCTACCCCGCCAAGGATCACTGCAGGTTCTTCTGTCGATAATCCGCAAGCTTAAGTTTATAATCATTTGTTGTTCAACTATGCCTTATGTTCAACCAACTTAAGCTGATTGAGCCTTTTCGTGCTGAAATGTTGCTTGTTTTTGATGGCGCAGCCGCTGCGGGCTATGCGATACGTACTACATTGCCCATGTGAAGAACGCTTGTGCTTTTCTTGGAGATGGCATGTCTAGAATCGAAGTAACTTCTGTTTTTGCTCTTGTGGTTATATTTTTCTGGCAATTTATGGTTCTTGAACTATGTTATCAAAATATTGTCTAGTATGTGGATACTGAAGATATATTGTCATGAAACACTTGCAGAAAGACATCTTTCTATTGATGTACTAGTGGTTGATCTTATGTACTGTCTCAGGTTCTCGAGCCAAAGGTCCATGGCCGAGGCAGGAAAATTGATTCACTAGATGAGACTTATATGGGTGTTTATGAGGATCTACTATATGCTCGCAAAACACAACCGGTAGAGGGTAACGTTCCTTAGTCGATTCAAGTCACTTTGTACTTCCAATACTCAACGAGTTCTTTATTTAATCTACAGTTCATTATAATGTTTAGCATTGCTTATCTTATGTGGTTCCTAGGGTAATATACCTCTTGTAAGACATTTGGTTATGATTGTGGGTTCGGTTATGATTTTTCGGATTTTAAAGACTACTTTAGGAGTTCCCAGAACTTTATAGGTAGATTAATTTAGAGCTTAAGAAATTGCCAAAATTTGGAAAAATAAGATTATGTATCTATATTAGTAGGGAAATAGCACCAAGACCTTCATTTTATTTCTGAATTAACAAGGTTGAGCTTTACCGtcataattattaaattatttatttttctctaatCAAGAATTTGGTATTCTATGTGTAATAGTAATAGCGAAGGCCGTGTCTGGAAATGCCAAGTATCAGTCCTGGTCCTAGAATAAATCCAACAAAAGCTTACTTTGATTTTAAAAAGTTATAAGAGTTGAACAAGAAAGTATGACAGCATTAGTGATATTGCAGATTTCTTATGCTAGTTCAAAGATATATGATTAGCCCTTCACTCGGCATGGATAAATATATACCACTTTCAAAACTACAGTCCTTTTAAGAATAACTATTATCCTTGAATATTCTATTTTACCtttatttataagatgttttactttatttttaagTAATCTGTATAATCTTTAGGTAtcatttgaatattttaaatattactaaAAATGTAGCACCACAAGCAGTAAAATATATCAGTATATTTCGCAATCAAAGTAGCACATGATAACTTGTGGTTAAATTTCATCTTGTAAACTGGTGTTAAAGTTTCCAATTTGTTTTCTTGTTATTGGTAACCATAATCAGGGTATTTCTAAAACAGATCATTGGCACATTCGTATATTGGCAGTGAGGTGTTATTTCTACTTGTCGAAACCAATTCTATTTGTGTATAGAATTGAGCTGATATTTCATACACATTATTCTTTTGGTCCATATCCTACATAACTCTACTTCAATAGGGGCCCAGTGGACGGGCATAGTGACCACAATTGCAATGGAAATGCTCAGAACTGGCATGGTCGAAGCTGTTGTATGTGTGCAGAGGTGCTGGACTGTCTAATCATCCTATCCATTGCACCGAATAGATATTTATCGTTATTTAATGGTGTATGGTTTTTCTTTGCATCTCTTCTTTGTATGATTACAGTGATCCAGAAGATAGATTTACTCCTAGACCTGTATTGGCAAGGTTTGTTTCATGACATTCCAGATCTGTTAGGATCTTTAGATAGGTTTCTAAAGTAAGACATCTTTCTAGAATGtaatcaaacaatttttttgaaatCAGGACTCCAGAGGAAGTGCTTGCTGCCAAAGGAGTTAAACCAACACTCTCTCCTAATCTTGATACTCTTGCTCTAGTTGAGGTTTACCCTTCTTATCTTTTGCCAATATCATTTAGTATTATGTTTGATGTAATTAAAAGTGAACGGACTTAAAACCCTAGTATTTGACTTAAAACTGCATTGCATGGCATCCTGCTGCTATAGTTAAATTGTTGGCATAGTCATGCAAGCTTGTAACTGCTTTGTAATCTTCTGAACTATAATATATCAATGAAGGAATCAAAGGGTGTTCGAGAGTCGAGAGGAATATGAGACGGGGTTAAGTATAAACTAATTGTAATGGTTTTAAAGCATAGTTTGTATCAGGTATTATCTGGATATGCTGTTCATTTTAGGGAATAGGGACTACTCTACGGTACCTATTTCACCCGACTTGTATGCACCCATTCTCAGCGGATCTGTTTAAATCTTCTACTATGTATTTGAGTGTTCAGTATCCTCAAATACAGTACTTTTGTATTTTAAGTCATTATTTCACTCCAAACTTCTTCAGTATTAAATCCACTAGTTAAGTGGAGCTTGTTTAGGATTAATTATGCAAAAATAAGTAATTTTTCGGTTACCATCTCAGGCTGCTGGTGTAAAACGTCTACTTTTCTGTGGAGTTGGCTGCCAAGTGCAAGGTATCATCATCATAATCATATAATTATATGAAATTCCTTCCTTAATAGCTTAATGGTGACTCAGACTATTTTTAATGCAGCATAATTTCTTGAAGTGCAGCCTTAAGATCAGTGGAGCATCATCTGAATCTGGAAAAGCTTTATGTTCTAGGAACTAATTGTGGTATGCCTGTCATTTTGTCCAACTCTTTAGCACCTTCAAACCTTATTTCTGATTGAAGTCGTGGAGTTggtattaaattcaatttggaatGCTGTGTATTCTCGAAACAACTTGTAACCTGCTGAAATCTAGTAGTTGTAAATAATGTACTACTATACTGTGAAAATCTATAACTTGTACCATGGTGGTGTTataattttctttgttttgttgctGAAGTTTCTTAGGTTAACATCTTATGTGATATAgttcatttttcttttgtagTGGATAATGGAACCCGAGAAGGCTTAGACAAATTTCTGAAGGCTGCTAGCACTGAACCAGAAACTGTACTTCATTATGAATTCATGCAAGATTACAAGGTTTGGCTCCTTCTAGATGTTTCCTTGAAACTTTTCTGGAACTACGTTATTGTTGGTTTTTATATGTTTCCTATGATCAGTATGAACTTTCCCACAAGTCGTCAATATCAAAGACATTGCCAGTAAATATCATTACAGTCCCTAGTTGTGTTTTATTATTGAAAGCATTTTTAATGTGATACACTAACTTGCCATGAGTAACTCATCAAGTAATTTTGCTAGGATATTAATGTAATGATTCTTAAGCTACTTGGTTGAtgcttttatattttatttttcttttgtttatccaATAGGTTCACTTGAAGCATTTAGACGGTCGTATTGAAGAGGTAACCTGGTTTCATCATCTTGTATGTCTTTAGTGCTTAATAGTGTAATGCTTGATTCAACATGTTCTTACTAAGCAGGTCCCGTATTTTTCTCTCCCAGCCAATGAGTTAACGGATGTGATTGCTCCTTCTTGCTACAGGTATCATGCATGTTCAGCTATATACTtaagtgacaattattgtgctTGAAGGCATTATCTACAATTTGCATATTCTTCATTGCTGATGCATATAATATGTTTTTGCAGTTGTTTTGACTACACAAATGGTTTAGCGGTAAGTGTACCCTACTTTATCTAGAGCTCATTATAGTATTTTTGGTTTCTATATCAACAGTAAATAAAATCTTATTTTCTATACACTTCTGAATCTCTCTTGAACCAGATAGTCTTATTATATCCCATCTTTTCTCAGTTAGAGACTCCTGTATACACATACCTTCTTTTATGAAGTTTGTCAGCTTTATGTTGAATGTGGAATCTTTGCTGCATATAATACATGGTTTTCCACCTTTCTAGTTTCAGTAATTAACCTTTTTGGTGTGTTTTACACTTCATATTTCTACGtacaatattttgaaatttgtgcGTAGCACGAAACACTACACACAACACACATGCGGCCAAGGTTGTAAAGTTAACATTAGACTTTAGAGTGCTTTTTTGTTAGTACAATGTATATACTGGGATGACACTCAACTATATATGGTTCACACTTACTATTTTGCTAGAAGAAAAACACAACTCTGTTGGAATTTAAGAATATGTCATCTCTCATTGTTCTAAACTATTCCAGGATTTGGTAGTAGGTTACATGGGCGTACCCAAATATGCCAGAGTTAGCATGACACAACATCCACAATACGTCACTGTTAGGTGATATGTGAAACTAGTGCATTCACCTTCTTCTTAGTGATGCATGCTCGCTCTAGTTGCttatacaattttttatttgctCAAATGGTAGAAACGAACGTGGAAAGGAGATGCTAAATTTGGTGAAAGATCTTCTGGAAATCACCCCCACAATCAGTTCGGTAATTGACATCTTCATCATTTCTTTGTGTACTTCTGCAGTATGTTTAAGATTCTGACTAGTTGGATTGCTTATTTCAGGGTAACAGACGTCCATTCGTAACTGAAACTGTGAAAGCTGATGATAATGCTAAGTTAGGTATGCAATGGCACTCtttataaaaattactccacTTTATACATCTGCAATATAATTTAGAGCTCATTTTTCCCTCGTAGGCAAAGGTCCATCTCAGCCTGCTCCAAAACTTGTTGGTGACCTAATAGCGTTTATCTTGAACCTGGTAAAGATTGTCCCATAACTGAACAATTTCAAGATATGTAAAAGGTTTTCACATTCCAACCTTGCTTTTACGCTGCAGGTTGGTCCTAAAGGTCTTGAATTTGCTCGCTATTCGCTGGACTACCACACCATTAGAAACTACCTTCATGTCAATCGCGCATGGGGAAAAGAAAGGTATGCCAGAAAGGGAGTATGGCGAAGTAGCATAGAGATTGTGATTACTTAATGATTCTTTTGACTTTTTTGGTGCAGAGCCGAGAAGCACATGCCGTCGTATGCAAAGAAACTAGTGTCCATGTACAACCAAAACGGAGAAATCGATCAGATGCTATTGAATAAGTGATGTTCAGAGCaagatttggatgtagagtgcaATTCATTGTATGTCAATGTCATCTCAACTGATAGGTTTGAAAACTGCAGAATGTGTTGGAAACCTACTATTTTGAGTAAAGAATTTGATGAGCTATAAATGATGAAGATTGTCTGATTAGAGCTAACCCAAGTTGTCAAGAGTCTATAGAGTTACTTTCATTACCCCCTTGACGTGGGACGTTACACACATGGGACGACGAATATTGTGTTCAAGCTTGTATCATTCTCAGCCAAGTTCTACTTCTTAAACACTTGATGAAATCAATTATATATGTAGGGTAAACATCAATATCAAGCTTAAAGAatgtagttttatttatttatttataaatatctcACACATTCAATATTGACAGATTTTATCCGAACCCATGTTGGCCACAGAAAAATGTAGAAAGACTAGCTCTAGAATACATTTCTCTTGTTTAATCAATTTGTGCAACTAAGCCACTGAGGCATGAACACATACGAGATATTTCACACATGCAAGTATTAAAGAAGGAATCCAAATGCATCCAACAGAGACTTATGGTAAGGAAAAGAAGAGCTTGAATGGCACGTTGTAATAGCAGGACAAAGTGAACTAGGACATCAAGACACAGCCGCCAACCTTGGACAAAATACACTGATTTCAATGAATGCAAAGTGCATCAAATGAAGCTTTCTCAACATCAAGGAATGGGCTTTCATCTTGAGGTGACGCACACACTTGTTGACTCGGGGTGTTAGGGGGGGCACCAGCACCCCCAACCATTTTATcgattgttttcttttttttgatcCCCCCCTTCTCCTGGATTTGAGCTCCTCTTGAACTATTTTCTGTGTTTGCACCTGATCCCCACGTGTTTTCTCTTTCTTGTAGCGGATCACACGATCTAACTTAGGAAACTTCTGAGGTGAAACTTAGTTCTGTGAGCCTTTGCTGGTGATTCAATTCTACCAGCTGATGCAAGTTGGAATCTTTGTTTTCATCATGTTGGAGTGTTTTGTTTTAGCTAGATTCTAATTATGTGAGGATATGAAAGTAGTGCTAGATATGTGGCCCCaatcaagagagagagagagagaggggattTGGTGCCTGAATCAGCAGGCATGGGAGTTCATGGAACATGTAAATATATGTACTATTTGGGCATCCACTGTAGTAGAAAGAAGAAAAACCACAATCTATGTTCTAAATCAGCAAAATACCTAATTTTCAAATCCCCCAAATTTCCTTCATTATATAAATCCTCAAATTACTATTTTGTGGCTCCTACCTCataattctattttttcattaCATCCACACATAAAttattatcttattttttgtatatatagaaccatttaaaaaaattaaattaattaaaacgaataaattattaaatgagcaataattatcaaaattttattaaattagaaATGAGTACAAAGCattttctattaattaattagccAAAATTAACAAAgttctaattaaattattaaataaaacaattaaaaaataaaacaaaaatatgaataaataatcaaagaaaattgagaaaaggaaaaggaaaggaaaaacatgaagaaatcattgataaaagtaaaagaaatgaaaacataaagaaaaagaaataaaaaatataaatatgcgACGTACGCAATGAACTGCACGCGCTCATGCTGTATGCGTTAAGCCGCGTCCTTTGACTACTTCCTTGTGTGGGCCCCACGTGGCATAAAACAAGGTAGCAAATTTGCTACCTAATATTCTCTTGGTCAGTCAATAGATgtctcatttaaaaaaaaattaaatattaaaattaaatatgtcatttcatttttattatactaTTTTCAAATGAGTCTCACACTTCGGCTAgcttatttcaattttatataattataaaattaatagtaatatataaaaataaaatttacattttattaaGTTTTTTCATCCACAATACTTGATTTTTCTAAAAATCAATTCACCAAACAGCTCGAATTCTATTATTGGACGAAGTGAGGACGAAAGACTCATAGCCAAAAAACCACATTTCTATTGACTTTTCTTGTTTCTAATGATGATATTGAAAAGGTGAAAAGGTGAAAAGGTGAAGTCATGAGTGATGCTATAGGAAAAGGACTCAGATAGAGAGATGATGAAAGTGATGCTTTACTAATTCATACATTTTAGATTCTTCTTTACATGAAATCATTAGGCAAAGAATGTTAATTAATGTTGGTGTTAGGAAAAGAATAAATGTTTCTTGATCCATTTTGGGCAGGCAGCTGTGAAATCCACCACTACAGAAATGAAATGTCTTGGCCTTGatatctattttttgtggatcaAGTTTCTCACTACTGACAACGACTTGCAACCTAGGGTTAGATCgaattaattaattcttttccagtagtatttcttttattctttcttgtGTAAATTGTAGCATGTGCTATTGGCAAGATGGAAGTTCTTCAATTTTATAACTATGTACTTGTTCCTAAACAAAGCTAGTGAAGAGTCTGCATCACATTGAATACAACATTTGATGCTATTGAATAATGGTTACATGGTCCACCATATTATTGGACCAATTTCTGGAGATAGGTTCCCATCACTTCTATTGTAATTTAATACTACCAAATTGGACCATTTTAATTCCCTTTCGGTATTAATTTGGTAGTAAGGTCTTTCTCTCAAGTCATAGGTTATTCACCATTGGTCTTTCATCATAACATTTAAGGGGGTGGGGGAAACACCAAAGAGAAGTGAGCATataccaaataaattaatctcttgacattaaagaaaaaaagtttAATCAAGAAAGCCTCATCTCCCTTTTTACAAGAAAATAAATGCTAAAATGTAA is a window of Salvia splendens isolate huo1 chromosome 3, SspV2, whole genome shotgun sequence DNA encoding:
- the LOC121796023 gene encoding 7-hydroxymethyl chlorophyll a reductase, chloroplastic-like, with translation MAAAGILHHNPFSLSIVSQSSTEGTTSNSPKLRGDWRQKSRPITPGGTYPAKDHCSRCGLCDTYYIAHVKNACAFLGDGMSRIEVLEPKVHGRGRKIDSLDETYMGVYEDLLYARKTQPVEGAQWTGIVTTIAMEMLRTGMVEAVVCVQSDPEDRFTPRPVLARTPEEVLAAKGVKPTLSPNLDTLALVEAAGVKRLLFCGVGCQVQALRSVEHHLNLEKLYVLGTNCVDNGTREGLDKFLKAASTEPETVLHYEFMQDYKVHLKHLDGRIEEVPYFSLPANELTDVIAPSCYSCFDYTNGLADLVVGYMGVPKYARVSMTQHPQYVTVRNERGKEMLNLVKDLLEITPTISSGNRRPFVTETVKADDNAKLGKGPSQPAPKLVGDLIAFILNLVGPKGLEFARYSLDYHTIRNYLHVNRAWGKERAEKHMPSYAKKLVSMYNQNGEIDQMLLNK